In the Mus pahari chromosome 19, PAHARI_EIJ_v1.1, whole genome shotgun sequence genome, one interval contains:
- the Kbtbd11 gene encoding kelch repeat and BTB domain-containing protein 11, protein MENSVAPFVLYPGTEPRTPGEDTVPLPAEEEGAASPAQTPCSLSASLCFSSGDDSPPQSRASAAEGSEASPPSLRSDLRVVETQWDVSSAASPESPEECARPEEPASPEDPPSRHEHARPVELESLDELGEPVPVPPGVGSAHGEPDLVIEVAGRRLRAHKAVLAARSDYFRARASRDVLRVQGVSFTALRLLLADAYSGRMAGVRPDNVAEVVAGARRLQLPGAAQRATEAMAPQLSLDNCYEVLSAGKRQRLSELRDAAYRFMSDHYLEVLREPAVFGRLSGAERDLLLRRRLCTGRACLLAAALGTTGERSGSRPQSPSGDAESRGDAAVYCYQAEAGEWRELTRLPEGAPVRGCGLCVLFNYLFVAGGVAPAGPDGRARPSDQVYCYNPVTDSWSTVRPLRQARSQVQLLALDGHLYAVGGECLLSVERYDPRADRWTAVAPLPRGAFAVAHEAATCNGEIYVSGGSLFYRLLKYDPRRDEWQECPCSSSRERSADMVALNGFLYRFDLCGSRGDAQAAVGSGGGVSVFRYHCLAKQWSQCAAHLRPPGAPAGLQPFRCVALDGTIYCVSRVGTWRFVLSQDTEAGSDMGPGGSFEPEPLGSPLDVRGVLFPFVLNLPEKPDRGEQGAA, encoded by the coding sequence ATGGAGAACTCGGTGGCGCCTTTCGTCCTCTACCCggggactgagcccaggactCCAGGAGAGGACACCGTGCCTCTGCCAGCCGAGGAAGAGGGCGCTGCATCCCCAGCGCAGACACCCTGCAGTCTCAGCGCCTCACTGTGCTTCAGCTCCGGGGACGACTCCCCGCCGCAGTCTCGCGCCTCTGCCGCGGAGGGCTCCGAAGCCTCTCCGCCTTCTCTCCGCAGCGACCTGCGTGTGGTGGAGACGCAGTGGGATGTCAGCAGCGCCGCGTCCCCAGAGTCCCCGGAGGAGTGCGCGCGCCCGGAAGAGCCCGCGTCGCCGGAGGATCCCCCTTCTCGCCACGAGCACGCGCGTCCCGTGGAGCTCGAGTCTTTGGATGAGCTTGGGGAGCCCGTGCCTGTGCCTCCCGGGGTCGGGTCCGCGCACGGAGAGCCCGACCTTGTCATCGAGGTGGCCGGTCGCCGGCTGCGGGCGCATAAGGCGGTGCTGGCCGCACGCAGCGACTACTTCCGAGCGCGGGCGTCCCGGGACGTGCTGCGGGTGCAAGGCGTGAGCTTCACTGCCCTGCGGCTGCTGCTGGCCGACGCGTACAGCGGGCGCATGGCGGGCGTGCGGCCGGACAACGTGGCCGAGGTGGTGGCCGGCGCGCGCCGCCTCCAGCTGCCCGGCGCTGCGCAGCGCGCCACCGAGGCCATGGCGCCGCAGCTGAGCCTGGACAACTGCTACGAGGTGCTGAGCGCAGGCAAGCGGCAGCGGCTGAGCGAGCTGCGCGACGCCGCCTACCGCTTCATGAGCGACCACTACCTGGAGGTGCTGCGCGAGCCAGCCGTCTTCGGTCGCTTGTCCGGTGCAGAACGCGATCTGCTGCTGCGACGCCGCCTGTGTACCGGCCGCGCCTGTCTGCTGGCAGCTGCTCTCGGGACAACCGGGGAGCGCTCGGGCAGTCGACCGCAGAGCCCGTCCGGGGACGCAGAGTCGCGCGGGGACGCGGCCGTTTATTGCTACCAGGCGGAGGCCGGGGAGTGGCGCGAGCTGACCCGGCTGCCCGAGGGCGCGCCGGTGCGCGGCTGCGGCCTCTGCGTGCTCTTCAACTACCTCTTCGTGGCTGGCGGTGTGGCTCCTGCGGGTCCCGATGGCCGCGCTCGCCCGTCGGACCAGGTATACTGCTACAACCCGGTCACCGACTCCTGGAGTACTGTGCGGCCGCTGCGCCAGGCGCGCTCGCAGGTGCAGCTGCTGGCCCTGGACGGCCACCTGTACGCCGTGGGTGGCGAGTGCCTGCTCAGCGTGGAGCGCTACGACCCGCGAGCTGACCGCTGGACCGCGGTGGCCCCGCTTCCCCGCGGCGCCTTCGCAGTGGCCCATGAGGCTGCTACCTGTAACGGCGAGATCTATGTGTCCGGGGGCTCACTCTTCTACCGCCTGCTCAAGTACGACCCCCGGCGCGATGAGTGGCAGGAGTGCCCATGCAGCAGCAGTCGAGAGCGCTCTGCCGACATGGTGGCCCTCAATGGCTTCCTCTATCGCTTTGACCTGTGTGGGAGCCGCGGTGACGCTCAGGCAGCAGTCGGTTCAGGTGGAGGAGTCAGCGTTTTCCGCTACCATTGCCTGGCCAAGCAATGGAGCCAGTGTGCTGCACACCTGAGGCCCCCCGGCGCACCCGCAGGCCTCCAGCCCTTTCGTTGTGTTGCCCTGGATGGTACCATCTACTGTGTGAGCCGCGTCGGGACCTGGCGTTTCGTGCTTTCTCAGGACACCGAGGCTGGCAGCGATATGGGACCTGGTGGCAGCTTTGAGCCCGAGCCCCTGGGATCCCCCCTGGATGTCCGGGGTGTACTCTTTCCATTTGTACTCAACCTGCCTGAGAAGCCGGACCGCGGGGAGCAGGGTGCAGCCTAG
- the LOC110336952 gene encoding DBF4-type zinc finger-containing protein 2 homolog, which translates to MGNYKSTPTVSLRPQSHNTDSQLSVPRGKCPNRRVCAPKTGCRDPKPVICVPKAGCRCPIPGPCTPKAWCRCYNPGVCTPKACCRCYNPGVCTPKACCRCYNPGVCTPKACCRCYNPGVCTPNAWCRGPNLCVCAPKVGYRGPNPCVCTPKPGTEALTEVSAPPKPRTEALTEVPVPPKPRAEAPTEVPAPPKPRAEAPTEVSAPPKPGAEAPTQVCIPPKLCAEAITQVCVPRRLCAEAPTQVCAPLKLCAEAPTQVCAPPKLCAGAPTQVCAPPMLCAEAPTQVCAPPKLCAEAPTQVCAPPKLCAEAPTQVHATPKPEAETII; encoded by the coding sequence ATGGGAAACTACAAAAGCACCCCGACTGTATCTCTGCGCCCCCAAAGCCATAACACAGACTCCCAGCTGTCTGTGCCCCGAGGCAAATGCCCTAACCGAAGAGTATGTGCCCCAAAAACTGGGTGCAGAGACCCTAAACCAGTTATCTGTGTCCCCAAAGCCGGGTGCAGATGCCCTATCCCAGGTCCCTGTACCCCGAAAGCCTGGTGCAGATGCTATAACCCTGGTGTCTGCACCCCCAAGGCCTGTTGCAGATGCTATAACCCTGGTGTCTGTACCCCCAAAGCCTGTTGCAGATGCTATAACCCTGGTGTCTGTACCCCCAAAGCCTGTTGCAGATGCTATAACCCTGGTGTCTGCACCCCCAACGCCTGGTGTAGAGGCCCTAACCTTTGTGTCTGCGCCCCCAAAGTTGGGTACAGAGGCCCTAACCCATGTGTCTGCACCCCAAAGCCGGGTACAGAGGCCCTAACTGAGGTGTCTGCACCCCCAAAGCCCAGGACAGAGGCCCTAACTGAGGTGCCTGTACCCCCAAAGCCCAGGGCAGAGGCCCCAACTGAGGTGCCTGCACCCCCAAAGCCTAGGGCAGAGGCCCCAACTGAGGTGTCTGCACCCCCAAAGCCCGGGGCAGAGGCCCCAACCCAGGTGTGTATACCCCCAAAGCTGTGTGCAGAGGCCATAACCCAGGTCTGTGTACCCCGAAGGCTGTGTGCAGAGGCCCCAACCCAGGTGTGTGCACCCCTAAAGCTGTGTGCAGAGGCCCCAACCCAGGTGTGTGCACCCCCAAAGCTGTGTGCAGGGGCCCCAACCCAGGTGTGTGCACCCCCAATGCTGTGTGCAGAGGCCCCAACCCAGGTGTGTGCACCCCCAAAGCTGTGTGCAGAGGCCCCAACCCAGGTGTGTGCACCCCCAAAGCTGTGTGCAGAGGCCCCAACCCAGGTGCATGCAACTCCAAAGCCTGAGGCAGAAACCATAATTTAG